The Mucilaginibacter mallensis genome has a segment encoding these proteins:
- the hemL gene encoding glutamate-1-semialdehyde 2,1-aminomutase: MFDSIKKIFSSEDDLPVNTTGKPNISREKSAELYAKAKTYFPGGVNSPVRAFKSVYGTPLFIEKGDGSHIWDADGNEFIDFCCSWGPLILGHNNAKVRERVIEVMQNGMSFGAPTALENELAELILKNNKFVEKLRFVSSGTEAVMSAIRLARGYTKRDKILKFEGCYHGHTDALLVKAGSGLVTFGETSSAGVPKAFADETIVVSLNDTEALKKAFEEFKDQIAAVIIEPIPANNGLLLQSKEYLQFLREICTQNGTLLIFDEVISGFRIGFEGAAGLYQIKPDILTYGKIIGGGLPVGCYGSSDEIMGSVSPDGPVYQGGTLSGNPVAMAAGIAQLTEVLRMGFYRDLANKTEEFTASIQRFASARSYKFKVFTIGSMFWFAFTDKETITKAEEIDPASMDKFKVMHHELINRGVYLGPSGYEVGFISSAHTKVDLERAKRAIFDSLDLVFNTK; encoded by the coding sequence ATGTTTGATTCGATTAAGAAAATATTTTCAAGTGAGGATGATTTGCCGGTAAATACAACCGGGAAACCAAATATCAGCAGGGAAAAATCTGCCGAGCTATATGCTAAGGCTAAAACTTATTTTCCGGGTGGGGTTAACTCACCGGTTAGGGCCTTTAAATCGGTATACGGTACGCCGCTTTTTATTGAAAAAGGTGATGGCAGCCATATCTGGGATGCGGATGGTAATGAATTTATTGATTTCTGCTGCTCATGGGGCCCGCTTATTTTAGGGCATAACAACGCTAAGGTTCGCGAAAGGGTGATCGAGGTAATGCAGAATGGTATGTCGTTCGGTGCGCCTACGGCTTTGGAAAATGAACTGGCAGAGCTCATCCTTAAAAACAACAAGTTTGTTGAAAAATTACGTTTTGTAAGCTCTGGCACCGAAGCCGTTATGTCGGCCATCAGATTGGCCCGCGGCTATACCAAACGCGATAAAATACTGAAGTTTGAAGGCTGCTACCATGGCCATACCGATGCCCTGTTGGTAAAAGCAGGTTCGGGTCTGGTTACTTTTGGCGAAACCTCATCAGCAGGCGTACCCAAAGCATTTGCCGATGAAACCATTGTAGTTTCATTAAATGACACCGAAGCGCTAAAAAAAGCATTCGAAGAATTTAAAGATCAGATTGCGGCGGTAATAATCGAGCCTATCCCGGCAAACAATGGCTTATTGCTGCAAAGCAAAGAGTATTTACAGTTTTTAAGAGAGATATGTACCCAAAACGGCACATTGCTGATATTTGATGAAGTAATATCAGGTTTCAGGATCGGTTTTGAGGGCGCCGCTGGTCTTTACCAGATCAAGCCGGATATCCTTACCTATGGTAAAATAATAGGCGGTGGTTTACCGGTTGGCTGTTATGGCTCATCTGACGAAATTATGGGCAGTGTATCGCCTGATGGTCCGGTTTACCAGGGTGGTACCTTATCGGGTAATCCGGTAGCTATGGCTGCAGGTATCGCGCAGTTAACCGAAGTACTGCGCATGGGTTTCTACCGTGATTTGGCTAATAAAACAGAAGAATTTACAGCATCAATACAACGTTTTGCATCAGCACGTAGTTATAAGTTTAAGGTGTTCACTATTGGCTCTATGTTCTGGTTTGCCTTTACCGATAAGGAAACGATAACCAAAGCTGAAGAAATTGATCCCGCAAGCATGGATAAATTCAAAGTAATGCACCACGAACTCATCAACAGGGGCGTTTATTTGGGCCCATCAGGCTACGAAGTTGGCTTTATCTCATCAGCTCATACAAAAGTTGATTTGGAACGGGCAAAACGTGCTATATTTGATAGTCTGGATCTTGTATTCAACACAAAATAA